The proteins below come from a single Thermodesulfobacteriota bacterium genomic window:
- a CDS encoding sulfurtransferase TusA family protein: protein MAMKFEKVGEGVYELDVCGYVCPHPQLYCKKSLEKMASGETLRMIFDNPSSGETIIQMCDAAGHDIVEKTKEGSKLVYVIEKC from the coding sequence ATGGCAATGAAGTTCGAGAAAGTCGGTGAAGGCGTCTATGAGCTGGACGTGTGCGGCTATGTCTGCCCCCATCCCCAGCTCTATTGCAAGAAGTCCCTGGAGAAGATGGCCTCCGGCGAGACCTTGCGCATGATCTTCGACAACCCCTCCTCCGGCGAGACCATCATCCAGATGTGCGATGCCGCCGGCCACGACATTGTCGAGAAGACCAAGGAGGGCTCCAAGCTCGTCTACGTCATCGAGAAGTGCTGA
- a CDS encoding universal stress protein — protein MKKIVIAVDGTKATREVFDKTAHICKCIGPEEVLLVYVEKFEGPSLLDDMLGDAEMATLRQVLEGTEYKEALDRKAETVLSHYHKVLTERPPYPAVRKVLRSGHPADEILAVAKEEAADLIIIGSRGKRVSQLFMGSVSREVANQAEVPVLIVK, from the coding sequence ATGAAGAAGATTGTGATCGCCGTCGACGGCACCAAGGCAACCCGGGAGGTCTTCGACAAGACCGCCCACATCTGCAAGTGCATCGGCCCGGAGGAGGTCCTCCTGGTCTATGTGGAGAAGTTCGAAGGGCCGTCCCTTCTGGACGACATGCTGGGGGATGCCGAGATGGCCACCCTGCGCCAGGTTCTGGAGGGCACCGAGTACAAGGAGGCCCTGGATCGCAAGGCCGAGACAGTGCTCTCCCATTACCACAAGGTGCTCACCGAGCGGCCGCCCTATCCGGCGGTCAGGAAGGTGCTGCGCTCAGGTCATCCTGCCGACGAGATCCTGGCGGTGGCCAAGGAAGAGGCCGCGGACCTCATCATCATCGGCTCGCGGGGCAAGAGGGTGTCCCAGCTGTTCATGGGCAGCGTCAGCCGCGAAGTGGCCAATCAGGCCGAAGTGCCGGTTCTGATCGTCAAGTGA
- a CDS encoding FAD-dependent oxidoreductase produces MHSTQASSGQGAATVPAKASAVVLGAGLAGLAAGAVLADGGRRPLVFEAGPEVGGLSRTLSHGGFRFDIGGHRFLTRNRRVEAYVRELVGSDLLEVPRKSVIHMLGRSFDYPLSPANALFGLGLATTAAIISDYCKERLRAWLTRPAVVSLEDWVVGQFGRRMFDLYFKDYSEKVWGLSGQEISEAWVAQRIQGLSLWTAIKNAFTRLSGRDVPTLADSFLYPAQGIGEIAQRLAERICRQQPLLTRTRVTRLAHAQGRITGIHAENGQQRFQVAPEEVVASIPLSHLVRMLSPQAPAAVRAAADRLRFRDLVIVTIMVAREEVTDCTWLYLPGADIPFGRIHEPTNWSRQLAPPGYSHLVAEYFCFQGDRIWSLDDQALIKLTVQHLARLGYIEAGEVTDGCVHRCPQAYPLFEVGYQELCDQILDYLAGFANLQVVGRGGLFRYYNMDHALASGMAAAEAILARQPAAHPLAARQPERRLANRPAPVAAGAVQAAAS; encoded by the coding sequence ATGCACAGCACACAAGCCTCGTCCGGCCAAGGCGCAGCCACCGTGCCGGCCAAGGCCTCGGCGGTGGTGCTCGGCGCCGGCCTGGCTGGTCTGGCCGCCGGCGCGGTCCTGGCCGACGGCGGCCGACGGCCGCTGGTCTTCGAGGCCGGGCCGGAGGTGGGGGGCCTCTCCCGCACCCTTTCCCACGGCGGGTTCCGCTTCGACATCGGCGGCCACCGCTTCCTGACCAGGAACCGGCGGGTGGAGGCCTACGTCCGGGAGCTTGTCGGCAGCGACCTTCTGGAAGTGCCCCGCAAGAGCGTCATCCACATGCTGGGCCGCTCCTTCGACTATCCCCTCTCCCCGGCCAACGCCCTTTTCGGCCTCGGTCTTGCCACCACCGCTGCCATCATCAGCGACTACTGCAAGGAACGGCTGCGGGCCTGGCTCACCAGGCCGGCGGTGGTGTCCCTGGAGGACTGGGTGGTGGGCCAGTTCGGCCGCCGGATGTTCGATCTCTACTTCAAGGATTACAGCGAGAAGGTCTGGGGCCTGAGCGGCCAGGAGATCAGCGAGGCCTGGGTGGCCCAGCGCATCCAGGGGCTGTCCCTGTGGACCGCGATCAAGAACGCCTTCACCCGCCTGAGCGGCCGGGACGTCCCCACCCTGGCCGACTCCTTCCTGTACCCGGCCCAGGGCATCGGCGAGATCGCCCAGCGGCTGGCGGAGCGCATTTGCCGCCAGCAGCCGCTGTTGACCCGGACCCGGGTCACCCGTCTTGCGCATGCCCAGGGCCGGATCACGGGCATCCACGCGGAAAACGGCCAGCAGCGCTTCCAGGTGGCGCCGGAGGAGGTGGTGGCCAGCATCCCCTTGAGCCACCTGGTGCGGATGCTCTCCCCTCAGGCGCCGGCAGCCGTGCGCGCCGCCGCCGACCGGCTGCGCTTCCGGGACCTGGTCATCGTCACCATCATGGTGGCCCGGGAAGAGGTCACCGACTGCACCTGGCTCTACCTGCCCGGTGCCGACATCCCCTTCGGCCGCATCCACGAGCCCACCAACTGGAGCCGCCAGCTGGCGCCCCCCGGTTACTCCCACCTGGTGGCCGAATATTTCTGCTTCCAGGGGGACCGCATCTGGAGCCTGGATGACCAGGCACTCATCAAGCTTACGGTGCAGCACCTGGCCCGCCTGGGCTACATCGAGGCCGGGGAGGTCACGGACGGCTGCGTGCACCGCTGCCCGCAGGCCTATCCCCTGTTCGAGGTGGGCTACCAGGAGCTGTGCGACCAGATCCTGGACTATCTGGCCGGCTTCGCCAACCTGCAGGTGGTGGGCCGGGGTGGCCTCTTCCGCTACTACAACATGGACCACGCCCTGGCCTCGGGCATGGCGGCGGCGGAGGCGATCCTCGCCCGGCAGCCGGCCGCCCACCCCCTCGCCGCCCGGCAGCCGGAGCGCCGGCTGGCCAACCGGCCGGCACCGGTGGCCGCGGGCGCGGTCCAGGCTGCGGCCTCATGA
- a CDS encoding radical SAM protein, giving the protein MRCFFVIPAWAPEEIFSRKTAGAQINYWQPLGTLYVAAAVRAAGHQVRLLNGAFESQEAMLAAIRAGRPQVVGIYSTTFGWPKAKETARAVKAIDPAIHVTVGGPYPVAREGACLDDCPFVDTVVTGEGELTMPELLERLASGQSLAGCLGVAFRENGQVQTNPPRPFITDLDALPLPARDLLGGVDAYVPPPATYRRKPVAVMITARGCNRRCLFCFQLDKSRKSGVRFRSVDSVLAEIEHLLAAGYREIKFIDDTLAADYHRAMTIANEIQARGLDFTWFASACVSQVDEALFRAFKAAGCWAVLLGAESGVQKSLNAIRKGITLEQTRRAVKAAKRAGLVVYTPFLFGIPGETFADGLATIDFACQLDPDIANFHALTPFPGTELYDNLPLYGTMSEDLADYTYQGAAFVPHSMSRDEIQKLRQLALRRFYSRPSFLLRRLLALRNRHDLHVALKGAKSLFWLWAQRDLFSRPSR; this is encoded by the coding sequence ATGAGATGCTTCTTCGTCATCCCGGCCTGGGCCCCGGAGGAGATCTTCTCCAGAAAGACCGCCGGCGCCCAGATCAACTACTGGCAGCCCCTGGGCACCCTCTATGTGGCGGCCGCCGTACGGGCCGCCGGCCACCAGGTGCGGCTCCTCAACGGCGCCTTCGAAAGTCAGGAGGCGATGCTGGCGGCGATCCGGGCCGGCCGGCCGCAGGTGGTGGGCATCTACAGCACCACCTTCGGCTGGCCCAAGGCCAAGGAGACCGCCCGGGCGGTGAAGGCCATCGACCCGGCCATCCACGTCACCGTGGGCGGCCCGTATCCGGTGGCCCGGGAGGGCGCCTGTCTGGATGACTGTCCCTTTGTGGACACGGTGGTAACCGGCGAAGGGGAGCTGACCATGCCAGAGCTCCTGGAGCGCCTGGCCTCGGGCCAGTCCCTGGCCGGCTGCCTGGGGGTGGCCTTCCGGGAGAACGGCCAGGTGCAGACCAACCCGCCCCGGCCCTTCATCACCGACCTCGACGCCCTGCCCCTGCCGGCCCGGGATCTGCTGGGCGGAGTGGATGCCTACGTCCCGCCGCCGGCCACCTACCGCCGCAAGCCGGTGGCGGTGATGATCACCGCCCGCGGCTGCAACCGCCGCTGCCTGTTCTGCTTCCAGCTGGACAAGAGCCGCAAGAGCGGCGTCCGCTTCCGCAGCGTGGACAGTGTCCTGGCCGAGATCGAGCACCTCCTGGCCGCCGGCTATCGGGAGATCAAGTTCATCGACGACACCCTGGCCGCCGACTATCACCGGGCCATGACCATCGCCAACGAGATCCAGGCCCGGGGGCTGGACTTCACCTGGTTCGCCTCGGCCTGCGTCTCCCAGGTGGACGAGGCCCTGTTCCGGGCCTTCAAGGCCGCCGGCTGCTGGGCGGTGCTCCTGGGCGCCGAAAGCGGGGTGCAAAAGAGCCTCAACGCCATCCGGAAGGGCATCACCCTGGAGCAGACCCGCCGGGCGGTCAAGGCGGCGAAACGGGCGGGCCTGGTCGTCTACACCCCCTTTCTCTTCGGCATCCCTGGCGAGACCTTTGCCGACGGCCTGGCGACCATCGACTTCGCCTGCCAGCTCGATCCCGACATCGCCAACTTCCACGCCCTGACCCCTTTTCCGGGCACCGAGCTGTACGACAACCTTCCCCTCTACGGCACGATGTCCGAGGATCTGGCCGACTACACGTACCAGGGCGCCGCCTTCGTGCCCCACTCCATGAGCCGCGATGAGATCCAGAAGCTCCGGCAGCTGGCCCTCCGGCGCTTCTATTCCCGGCCCAGCTTCCTTCTCCGCCGCCTCCTGGCCCTGCGCAACCGTCACGACCTGCACGTGGCCTTAAAGGGCGCCAAGAGCCTCTTCTGGCTCTGGGCCCAGCGGGACCTCTTCAGCCGCCCCAGCCGGTAG